In Ananas comosus cultivar F153 linkage group 10, ASM154086v1, whole genome shotgun sequence, the following proteins share a genomic window:
- the LOC109716071 gene encoding protein O-linked-mannose beta-1,4-N-acetylglucosaminyltransferase 2-like isoform X2 — protein MDQRKFISGEQVENVKPQKKLICNFAEPRSDVCEMDGDVRIHGNFSSIYFINSFESDTSVTNETWQVKPYARKHDRTLMERIRELTIASSHDPFDAPTCTVNHSIPAVVFATEGYTGNFYHDFTDVLIPLFITSRQFDGEVQFLISQMHIWWVHKYERIFKKLSNYEVIDLGKEVKVHCYPHAIVGLHSHKPLSIEPSRAPNNYSMVDFAKFMRTAYALDRDSPISLRENPRTNKPRLLIIARNRTRQLVNADEVARMADGLGFEVVIEEASFFRTVAQFAQIVNSCDVMMGVHGAGLTNSIFLPTNGVLIQVVPFGMLEGASMADFGIPAGDMKLKYLQYSISEEESTLIELYPRDHPVLKDPKSLHKQGWSVLSKIYLRQQNVRLNVTRFRPVLVEAMGLLN, from the exons ATGGATCAAAGAAAATTCATCA GTGGTGAACAGGTTGAAAATGTGAAGCCTCAGAAGAAACTAATCTGCAACTTCGCAGAACCAAGATCTGATGTGTGTGAAATGGACGGCGATGTTCGTATTCATGGCAATTTTTCTTCTATATACTTTATTAATTCCTTCGAGAGCGACACTTCAGTAACAAATGAGACTTGGCAAGTCAAGCCTTATGCTCGAAAACACGACCGCACGTTAATGGAAAGAATTCGAGAACTTACCATAGCATCTTCGCATGATCCTTTTGATGCCCCTACTTGCACCGTAAATCATAGCATCCCCGCCGTTGTATTTGCGACAGAAGGATATACCGGAAACTTCTACCATGACTTCACTGATGTACTGATTCCTCTCTTCATAACTTCTCGACAGTTCGATGGTGAAGTTCAATTCCTTATATCACAAATGCATATCTGGTGGGTTCACAAATATGAAAGGATTTTTAAGAAGCTCTCGAACTACGAAGTTATCGATCTCGGTAAAGAAGTTAAAGTTCATTGTTATCCTCATGCAATTGTAGGCCTACACAGCCACAAGCCTTTAAGCATCGAGCCCTCACGAGCTCCGAATAACTATTCCATGGTCGACTTCGCAAAGTTCATGCGGACGGCCTACGCTCTAGATCGGGATTCACCGATAAGTTTGCGCGAAAACCCTAGAACCAACAAGCCAAGGCTTTTGATCATAGCAAGGAATCGCACTCGGCAGCTAGTAAATGCTGACGAAGTTGCTCGAATGGCGGACGGGCTAGGGTTCGAAGTTGTCATCGAGGAGGCCTCGTTCTTCAGAACGGTGGCGCAGTTTGCGCAGATCGTGAACTCGTGTGATGTGATGATGGGTGTTCATGGCGCGGGCCTCACCAACTCTATCTTCCTTCCTACTAATGGAGTGCTCATACAAGTAGTCCCATTTGGTATGCTTGAGGGCGCGAGTATGGCGGACTTTGGGATACCTGCAGGGGACATGAAGTTAAAATACTTGCAATATAGCATAAGTGAAGAGGAGAGCACTCTCATAGAGCTTTATCCAAGGGACCACCCTGTGCTTAAAGACCCCAAGTCATTGCACAAGCAAGGATGGTCAGTCTTGAGCAAAATATACTTGCGTCAGCAAAATGTGAGGCTTAATGTCACAAGGTTTAGGCCTGTTTTAGTGGAAGCTATGGGGCTTCTTAATTAG